CCAGGCTGTATTTCAAAGGCACCGTTCCCAGCCGGAGctctcagcttttcccagcCGTGTGTGCTGAGTTCAGGGCCTCTCGATTTTGGTTTTTCAATGTGACCTTTGCTGTTAATCCCCAGCCCGAACGGGGCCGTGCACCGAAATGGAATGACCTGTTTCTTGGGAATTCAGCTCCAGTTTATCCTCAAGCTGCTTTAGCTTAAactcttctctcctttcctctcgCTCTTCTAGGTCAGAGCCTGGATCCGAGCGCAGGTTTTGCTTTAAGGACACCTTAGAGGGGAGATAGTGACTCGTGATCTCTTTGTAGAAATACCCCCCTTgtcctgcagggccctgtggaTTGTCCCTGTGGATTGTCCCTGTGGACTGTCTGGAGCCTGTCACAGGGTGTCAGCAGGTCACACTGAGAgaccccagcagtgctggcctGGCACGGGTGGCACTGGCTGGTTTGTGCCAGCTGACAAATCCCTGTTTGTCTGTCTGTGAGATGAGTTGCTGTCACAGGGGCCACCGAGGGAGGTGTCACCCTGGCAGTAACcggctggcacagcagcagagcgGGGACACAACACGTGACGTTCCCGTGGGTCGGAAGGTGCTGGCCCTGGCATCACTCCTGtgctggctcagggctgtgacacATGAGCCCCAGTCAGGAGTCTCCTTACCTGGCGTGTTCCTCAGCTGGATCCCTGCTAattccctccagcagctgatccagcagggctggggctctgcccgGAGCCACTCGTGCCACCCTGGCCCTGTGATCCCACTGCGGGTGGGaaggagcacagggaaaagTGCTCCTGTTCCAACACGTCCCAGACGAGCACGTTCAGAGCCGTCTGTGATCCTGCTCCAGTGGGAAAGGCTAAGGCTGGATGGGTTTGCTGGGTGTTGTTCCTGACTGGAGTGTCCAGAGGGATTGATGGATGTTGGGTCTTGGGTGGGAGGCCTCGAGCTCAGGctggggagaaggagcagcacaTTTGTTACAGAGGGCACTGGGGAGCTGGGACTCTCAGGGACTTGGAAAATGCCATAAGATAGAGGGAGGAATGTCTTCCTGATGAAGCTGTAGCTGAGGACTTCTCACAGGGCAGAAGAgctgattttaattaaaaagcagtttattaggtatttatttatttccctgaaCCCCAGAGCCAGTGGTTTGCCCgagggcaggggagctgctgctgtggcagccatgctgctgctgctccctgcttccCGTTCTCACACCCTGGGAATGTCTGACAGAGGATGGACCCGTGTCCTGTGGGATTAGGAAGTTGTAGTTTATCTAGCAGGAGATGAGTGGGAGAAGAGATCTGGTTGTTAATACCTGGTACAAACCTGAGTCATAAAGGAACTTTCCCTGCGGTGGGGGCTGTTCCCGTGCCCTCTGTCACCTGCCCTGGAGGTCAGGGCTCGGAAATGGGAAGTTTCAGGTGTGAAACTGCCCTGTCCTTTCCTCCTGTTGGTGGTGTGCTTCCCGTTAGTGACTGTGGAATAGGTTTTCCTGTGGGAAGGACATCTGTGGCCCAGAGAGGGACATTTGTCCCCTGCCTCAGggtctgccctgtgctgctgggactCTCCATGTGGTGAGCAAGGCCTCCAGTCATCACATTCCTATTCCCTGAGCCTGTGCTATGGGAGGCCCTACCTGAGCACTGCTGTCAGTGGCACGAGGGCCTGTGACTTCCCAGTGATTCAGGCTCCCCttcctgtccccagtccctctgtgTTCCGTCTCCAGTGCCTACCGGAGCTGCCGGGCCCCGCGGAGCCCCGGGAGCTGTTCCAGGTGAGCCATGGTGCCAGACAGGTTTATTCTGGGCTTCTGAGGAGTTGGAGCATGGCCAGATCTGTGCTGGGAAAGCTGGTTTCCCTGACTGCTTGGACAGCTTTGAGGGGGCTTTGGAGTTGTGGGGTGCAGAGAGCCTTCAGTGCTGGAGGGTTATTGATGTAGGAGTCAAGAGGTTGGGAAATTCGGGGATGGGAGGCAGCCACAGGACAGTcctgtgctgcttcctgctgctctggccgCTCTGGAGCTGGAGCCATCTGGCAGATTTGCCCTGGCCATGGctggagaggccatggggccACGTGCCAGTGCTGGGGGGCTACTGTCACCCTCCCAAgtgagcagcccccagctgcagctggaggagctggatggATGGTGCAGGATCAGCTTGGCCAGGTTTTGTCTGCCGGGCGAGGTGGTTGTGTGAGACGTGTCCTGGGTTTTGactgcagggagccctggggatTTGTGGGGGGAGGATGTGCTGGCTCCCACCCCTggcacctgctgctccagggtgttgggacagcctgggagagcagctccagctgctgctctgcacgGGCACGGGGCACCAGCACAATTCCCCGCTGGCTGTGTTTCACCTCCAGCTTTCCCCACGTTCCCTGACTgcttcctcccttcctgcaggcaTGAGTGCCCAGgcctgcccccagcactgagaGCCCGGAGCCGCCAGGATGCCGATCCCTcctcccccgccgccgccccccggccccccgccgccccccacCCTCAGTCAGGTAGGGGTCACCTcgctgggctgggagctgggctgtccccacaggggCCACTGGAGGAGGCTGGCTGTGGCAGGACTGGGGTGCTCTGCgagctgggggtgcagagctgggctgttcCTGCGCTGTGGGGTCctggggaggtgctgagctgctgctcctctccaggcgAACACGGAACCGCCGAAGCTGAGCCGAGAGGAgcagcggggccgcggggcccTCCTGCAGGACATCTGTAAAGGGACCAAGCTCAGGAAAGTGACCCAAATCAATGACCGGAGTGCACCCATCTTGGAAAGTGAGTCCCCAgcaggctcccagccccacGCTGGGTGCCGCCGTACCCTGCAGGGCGCTTGCCCATCTGGTTCCCAGCGGCTCCTCATTGGAGGAGCGGATAATTCCAGGCTTAAcctctttcctccctcctttcagAGCCCAagggcagcggcggcagcagctacggctccagctcagctgccatCCAGCCCAAGGGCGGCCTCTTCCAAGGCGGCGTTCCCAAGCTCAGACCTGTAGGAGCCAAGGACAGCTCAGGTAATGGCCACTGGCCCGTGGTCTGcgtgggggtccctggggagggcCCTGAGCAGGAAGGGGTTGAGTATCTCACTGCGTATCCCTGGGGATTTTAGCTGCTAAGAGGCAGGACCCCAAATCACATCCCATGCATGGCACaggccagctgtgccctccctgagCCTCAGCCCCACACACAGACTTCTTGGAGGGCGCAGGAGTTTCGTGTATTGCTGAACTCTGTGTGTTCTCTGTGGTGGCCACAGAGTAGAGTGGTGAGAGAGGAGCCGTGtgtggctgtgctcagtgccagctccctgcGTGTGCCAAAAAGCTGTCCCTGGCCATCCCTTGGCCTGGCCCTCCTTGGCcgtggctctgtgcagggacagggcactgCTCCCATGCCATCCCCAGTCCCTCACTGTGCTCTCCTTCCCCGCAGACAGCTCCACTAAACAAACACTACAAGTCCCTGGCTCCcgagcagctgctcccaggcccCCCGTGCCGGCCAACAACAGCCGCCCTCAGGACGATGCCGACAGCAGCCGGGGCTCCCCGCCGGAACTGCCGCGCACGCAGAGACCCTCCCTGCCTGACCTGTCCCGGCCCGGCGCCGCCGGTGGCACCGGCATGAAGCACAGCTcctcggccccgccgcccccgccgccgggacgccgcgccgccgcccccccggccccccctCCAGCGCACGCCAAGGCCTCGCCCTACAACCGAGAGAAGCCGCTGCCGCCCACCCCGGGACAGCGCCCGCCCGGCAGCAGGGACgggccccccgccccgccgcccaTCAAACCCCCCCCTTCCCCTGTCAGCCTCCGCTCGGGCGCTCAGGGCCAGTCCCTcgcccccccgccgcccccttACCGGCAgccccccggtgtccccaacGGCCCCTCCAGCCCAAGCAGCGAGTCGGCCCCGGAGCTGCCGCAGAGACACAACTCCTTGCACAGGAAGGCACCGGGCCCCCTGCGGGGCctggcgccgccgccgcccgctgCTGCCTCCCCGAACCTGCAGAGcagccgccccccgccgccggccAGGGACCCCCCGAGCCGTGGAGCAGGTGAGAGACCCCTGAGCCGTGGAGTGGGTAAGAGCCACTGGCTCCACGGtgcctgggggcagctggggtgATCAGGGTGGCAAGAGTTGGCTTCTGGGCACAGTGAGTGTTCTGCATGTGGtgatggggctgggctggggcaggagctgtaGTGCCATGTTTAACACATGTCCTTGGTCATGTCCCGTGATAATCCAGCTCCTTCCAagcctggtgctggcagtgggtTGTGACTGGGCAACTCCTGCCCATGCTCTCCTGGGGTGGGAGATGAGAATGCGGGAGAGCATAGCTCCCCTGAGCTTCCTAAATGTCACTGGGAGGATGCAAAAAGCtatggcagagcagggagaagccTTTCCCTGGGTGTGCAGCCCTCGGGAGTGTGTCCCCGTGGCTGGGACTGCTGTtggctgtgccccagtgcccccccGTGCACTCCTGGGCTCCCCGTCCAGAccgcagctcctgcctgggcccCTGCCAAGCCGCTCCGTCCTTCTGGCCCTGCCAGAATCCCTCCTCAGAGCTACAGCTGGGGATCTGCGCTGTCAGCCCGAGTGTAATTAGGCTAATGAGGAGCACGAACTGCCACGGAGCCTCTGcgggaggctgggcaggagtgAGAGGTGGGTCAGAGGGGCTGTGGGTCCTGTCACTGCCTCGGTGACACTGCGGATGTGGCTTCCAGTCCTGGCAGGCAGCATCTTGGCTCcatgtggagctgctgcccttggaCTCTCTGGATTGTAGCTGCTCCTGAGATCTCCTCTGGTGCAGAGGGACCTGTGCTCACTGTGGGACTGGAGCAGCCCCCGGGGTGGATGGTGAGccatggggcagcagggctggctggtcCTTGCGCTGCAGCTGGTGGAGGGATGAGGAATGCAGATGTCAGGAGCGAGCAGGAAATCTCCGGGCACGCGTAGGAGCAACCCTGGGCCGCGGTCTGGCGCGGCAGCTGGCCTGGAACGCTCCGAGGGACGTCCCTGGGTTTGCCCCGGGAATGCCGCGCTCGGCGCTgaccccgctgtccccgcagctccgccgcccccgccgccgaTGCTGCGGAACGGAGGGCGCGACGCCCCCCCGCCCCCACCCCCCTACAGACTGCacggccccgccgagccccccAGCCGGGGGAAGCCCCCGCCGCCACCCACCCGGACCCCGGCCgggcccccgccgccgccgccgcccgtgCGCAACGGGCACCGGGACTCCATCTCCACCGTCAGAGCATTCCTGGGTGAGTGGGACCCCGCACGGATCCCCCTCAGAGCCGAGCCCTGTGGCTTTGGCCAGGCTCTCCCAGAGCCCCCCTCCCTTACCTGCCCTTTGTGCTGTTTCTTCACAGATGACTTTGAATCCAAATACTCCTTTCATCCCGTTGAAgacttcccagccccagaggaaTATAAATACTTCCAGAGAATCTAccccagcaaaacaaacagaggtgaggaggaggaggaggtgtcCCAAATTCCCTTTGCCCTCTTGTGCTCTCATGGCTGGCACTGTCCCGTTTGTCCCTGCACAGGGTGGGTGGTGCAGTGGCCGtgccctgggccctgctggTGTTCTGGGGGTGCTGATCCTCATTCCCAGGGGTCCCAAGCCCTGAAGGCTGGGTGATAGGTGGTTCAGTAGCCAtgccctgggccctgctggtgttctgggggtgctgagccccATTCCCAGAGGTCCCTGAgggcagctctctgtgctgtggggcagggcagaaATATGGGCCGTGTGGATGCCCTATCCCACCTGCTCCTGGTTTGCCTACAGAGCTCAATCCTGCCTTTGCTTAGCACCTTTGGCACCAGAGGGGATCTCAAAGgaccccacagccagggcagggctggggggatgcAGACCCTCAGGATAAACCCCAAGCACTGGCGCTCGGACCCAGCAGAGCTCAAAGTGCCCTTGGTGCTGCACGTCAGCGCTGCGGATCCCGGCGGAGACTCCGGGGAGAATGGGATGCTCGTTTATTTTTAGAGCCATGAATGTTTAATGCGGGTTTGAAAAGCCCCGAGCTCGGTGTGGCTGCAGCggctgctgccaggcacaaATCCCAGGCTCCAGATCTCCGCGGGGAGgtcggggtgggggggggggagccAGCAGCTGGCGCGGGGGTGtggagaaaggagggagggagggagagcagccgTGCTGGATCcggctctgcacagctccaacAGGCTTCCTTGTCTTGCAGCTACTCGTGGGgctccccctctgccccccatcCCCAGGTGAAAGCGGGCTGTGCGGGTGGATTGTTCCAGAGCAGAGACGTGgagctccttccccttcctcagcCAGAACCCCCCCACCTCCCAGCGCCCCGGATCCTGCATGAcactcccagcctctcccaggatACCAGATCCCCCCAGTGCAGCGTGCTCCGCCAGCTCCGCCTCATCTATGCACCCCCCAGGAATCAGTGACCTCGTGGCAAGCCTGGATGGGTCCATCCCTCATTGCTCCTCATGGATCCTGCGTCGGATCTGCCTGGGAGCCAGGCACGGGACTTAAGGCCGAGCTGTGTGCTGGCTGTTGGGACCAGGGGGGGCTCGTGGAGGGGTGGCTGGGGTCAGGCAGGGAATGGACACGCTGTGAGACCCCCCCAGAgtgagggggagcagggactggCCGGCAGAGCCTCGTCATCCTG
The sequence above is a segment of the Molothrus ater isolate BHLD 08-10-18 breed brown headed cowbird chromosome 27, BPBGC_Mater_1.1, whole genome shotgun sequence genome. Coding sequences within it:
- the WIPF2 gene encoding WAS/WASL-interacting protein family member 2; translated protein: MPIPPPPPPPPGPPPPPTLSQANTEPPKLSREEQRGRGALLQDICKGTKLRKVTQINDRSAPILEKPKGSGGSSYGSSSAAIQPKGGLFQGGVPKLRPVGAKDSSDSSTKQTLQVPGSRAAAPRPPVPANNSRPQDDADSSRGSPPELPRTQRPSLPDLSRPGAAGGTGMKHSSSAPPPPPPGRRAAAPPAPPPAHAKASPYNREKPLPPTPGQRPPGSRDGPPAPPPIKPPPSPVSLRSGAQGQSLAPPPPPYRQPPGVPNGPSSPSSESAPELPQRHNSLHRKAPGPLRGLAPPPPAAASPNLQSSRPPPPARDPPSRGAAPPPPPPMLRNGGRDAPPPPPPYRLHGPAEPPSRGKPPPPPTRTPAGPPPPPPPVRNGHRDSISTVRAFLDDFESKYSFHPVEDFPAPEEYKYFQRIYPSKTNRATRGAPPLPPIPR